A part of Rhabdothermincola sediminis genomic DNA contains:
- a CDS encoding AI-2E family transporter — MSDLVDQPPSAEGREPSDPAPAPERMPPWVPRAIALFMVGIGSLLVVEWLLDRLQRLLLDLLVALFVSFALEPAVNWLQHRGWRRGWATGVSFLGLLVFLAVFLFAIGAVVVDQVSQFIDQTDEYAQNVADFVNDHFGANISVDQLRDELTREDGPVRGFATRLAGNALGIGMSALAALFRLLTIGLFTFYLVADGPKFRRSVCSFLPPARQQRVLETWEIAIDKTGGYLYSRALLAGLSTLFHWVAFELTGVNYALALALFVGIISQFVPTIGTYIAGAVPVMVALAADPVQALWVLGIVVVYQQVENYVFAPRITSRTMQLHPAVAFGTVIAGAALFGGVGALLALPAAAVLQALGSAYIARHEVIESRMTAEPRPKRSRARFTRGRPREDGR; from the coding sequence GTGTCCGACCTCGTGGACCAGCCGCCGAGCGCCGAGGGGCGGGAGCCATCGGACCCGGCCCCGGCACCCGAACGGATGCCGCCGTGGGTGCCCCGGGCCATCGCCTTGTTCATGGTGGGCATCGGCAGCCTCTTGGTCGTCGAATGGCTCCTCGACCGACTCCAGAGGCTGCTCCTCGACCTGCTGGTAGCCCTGTTCGTGTCGTTCGCCCTGGAGCCCGCGGTCAACTGGTTGCAGCACCGTGGCTGGCGCCGCGGGTGGGCCACCGGCGTCTCCTTCCTGGGGTTGTTGGTCTTCCTGGCCGTGTTCCTCTTCGCCATCGGGGCGGTGGTCGTCGATCAGGTCTCGCAGTTCATCGACCAGACTGACGAGTACGCCCAGAACGTGGCCGACTTCGTCAACGACCACTTCGGGGCGAACATCTCCGTGGACCAGCTGCGCGATGAGCTGACCCGCGAGGACGGGCCGGTCCGTGGGTTCGCGACCCGGCTGGCAGGGAACGCGCTCGGTATCGGGATGAGCGCGCTGGCCGCGCTGTTCCGGCTGCTCACGATCGGACTGTTCACCTTCTACCTGGTGGCCGACGGGCCCAAGTTCCGGCGCTCCGTGTGCTCGTTCCTGCCACCGGCTCGCCAACAGCGCGTCCTGGAGACCTGGGAGATCGCCATCGACAAGACCGGCGGCTACCTCTACTCACGGGCCCTGCTGGCCGGGTTGTCCACCCTCTTCCACTGGGTCGCGTTCGAGCTGACCGGGGTGAACTACGCCCTGGCGCTGGCGCTGTTCGTCGGGATCATCTCCCAGTTCGTGCCCACGATCGGGACCTATATCGCCGGTGCGGTGCCGGTGATGGTGGCGTTGGCAGCCGATCCCGTCCAGGCGTTGTGGGTGCTCGGCATCGTGGTCGTGTACCAGCAGGTCGAGAACTACGTCTTCGCCCCCCGGATCACGTCCCGGACCATGCAGTTGCACCCCGCGGTGGCGTTCGGGACGGTGATCGCCGGGGCCGCGCTCTTCGGGGGTGTCGGGGCGCTGCTGGCCCTCCCGGCGGCGGCGGTGCTGCAAGCCCTGGGTAGCGCCTACATCGCCCGGCACGAGGTGATCGAGAGCAGGATGACGGCCGAACCGCGCCCCAAACGGTCCCGCGCCCGGTTCACTAGGGGGAGGCCGCGCGAAGATGGGCGCTGA
- a CDS encoding Bax inhibitor-1/YccA family protein — translation MANPVLTPERWQRELTDDQPGWAAPRAATAAGYAAGGVREPMAPPMAGAPTMTVGGTLTATGVLFLCILLTGWVGWIQVTQTAVDRTLPDGTVVTDIVTDYPGWVFWPMIAAVVVAFVTVVKPHLARFLAPLYALGFGFSIGAISHMYDLQYDGIVVQAVGATLAALGAMFVLYATRIIKVTQRFVMVVVGATAGIFVLYLVTWIASIFGADIAFWRQPTALGIGISVVICIVAALNLAIDFAFIEQATKAGAPKYMEWYGAFGITVTLVWLYLEMLRLLALLRQD, via the coding sequence ATGGCCAACCCGGTTCTCACCCCTGAACGCTGGCAGAGGGAGCTCACCGACGACCAGCCGGGCTGGGCCGCCCCGCGAGCGGCCACCGCGGCGGGCTACGCCGCCGGGGGCGTGCGGGAGCCGATGGCACCCCCCATGGCGGGGGCACCCACGATGACGGTCGGCGGCACCCTCACCGCGACCGGCGTGCTGTTCCTGTGCATCCTGCTCACCGGGTGGGTCGGCTGGATCCAGGTGACCCAGACCGCGGTGGACCGGACCCTGCCCGACGGGACGGTCGTCACCGACATCGTGACCGACTACCCGGGCTGGGTCTTCTGGCCGATGATCGCCGCGGTGGTGGTCGCGTTCGTGACTGTGGTCAAGCCCCACCTGGCCCGGTTCCTCGCCCCGCTGTACGCACTGGGGTTCGGCTTCTCGATCGGCGCCATCTCCCACATGTACGACTTGCAGTACGACGGCATCGTCGTGCAGGCCGTGGGCGCCACGCTGGCGGCACTCGGGGCGATGTTCGTCCTCTACGCCACCCGGATCATCAAGGTCACCCAGCGCTTCGTCATGGTCGTGGTCGGGGCGACGGCAGGGATCTTCGTGCTGTACCTGGTGACGTGGATCGCGTCGATCTTCGGCGCTGACATCGCCTTCTGGCGCCAGCCGACCGCGCTCGGCATCGGCATCTCGGTGGTGATCTGCATCGTGGCTGCGCTCAACCTGGCGATTGACTTCGCGTTCATCGAGCAGGCCACGAAGGCCGGCGCGCCGAAGTACATGGAGTGGTACGGCGCGTTCGGCATCACGGTGACCCTGGTCTGGCTGTACCTGGAGATGCTGCGGCTGCTGGCCCTGCTCCGCCAGGACTGA
- the trxA gene encoding thioredoxin has product MATVALTKDTFEATVRDNSTVLIDFWASWCGPCRMFAPVYEKVSANHPGIVFGKVDTETEHELAEAFGIRSIPTLMIIRDEVVLYSQPGAISEDALEDLVRQASEIDMDEVRRQIAAERAAAGA; this is encoded by the coding sequence ATGGCGACGGTCGCGCTGACCAAGGACACCTTCGAGGCGACGGTGCGTGACAACTCGACGGTGTTGATCGACTTCTGGGCGTCGTGGTGCGGCCCGTGCCGGATGTTCGCCCCCGTCTACGAGAAGGTTTCTGCGAACCATCCCGGTATCGTGTTCGGAAAGGTCGACACCGAGACCGAACACGAGCTCGCCGAGGCGTTCGGCATCCGGTCGATCCCGACGCTCATGATCATCCGTGACGAAGTGGTGCTCTACAGCCAACCGGGAGCGATCAGCGAAGACGCACTCGAGGACTTGGTGCGACAGGCAAGCGAGATCGACATGGATGAGGTCCGGCGCCAGATCGCAGCCGAACGGGCAGCGGCCGGCGCCTGA
- a CDS encoding YqgE/AlgH family protein, producing MTGTSHRGRLLVATPVIGDPNFHRTVVLLLEHNEQGALGLVLNRPTDVALLDPLPEWEGLAASPRVVFVGGPVEQGAAIGLAQRRPVQASGDGFDPILGSIGTLDLSRDPHDVDETIEAVRVFAGYAGWGPRQLEHELAAGAWIVVDAHPDDILCDHPGELWRDVLRRQGGDLALLSYCPPDPSLN from the coding sequence ATGACCGGTACGTCCCACCGAGGACGTCTGCTCGTCGCCACGCCTGTCATCGGCGACCCCAACTTCCACCGCACCGTGGTGCTCCTGCTCGAGCACAACGAGCAAGGTGCCCTGGGCTTGGTCCTCAACCGGCCCACCGACGTGGCTCTTCTCGACCCGTTGCCCGAGTGGGAGGGTCTGGCGGCTTCGCCGCGGGTGGTGTTCGTCGGTGGTCCCGTGGAGCAGGGAGCGGCGATCGGGTTGGCGCAGCGGCGGCCGGTGCAGGCGAGCGGCGACGGCTTCGATCCCATCCTCGGGTCGATCGGCACGCTCGACCTCTCGCGTGATCCGCACGACGTCGACGAGACGATCGAGGCGGTGCGGGTGTTCGCGGGCTACGCCGGATGGGGCCCCCGACAACTCGAGCACGAGCTGGCAGCGGGCGCGTGGATCGTGGTCGACGCCCACCCCGATGACATCCTCTGCGACCATCCCGGCGAGCTCTGGCGGGATGTGCTCCGCCGCCAGGGCGGCGACCTGGCACTGTTGAGCTACTGCCCGCCCGACCCGTCTCTCAACTGA
- a CDS encoding GH36-type glycosyl hydrolase domain-containing protein, with the protein MTGVLRGDNVDGGAFGCWARDADDSPTYLVGGSATPEGVLPPGGIAACWHQIGNAGLTATAHAGGWVTLWATSRGMIRLTGPSSRWGVVGEVPVRRRARFGCGYAAWEASYAGGLLVRRRVGSPCDDTPVLRVDVEIANPDGRLAVAYEEDWVVEPTVLLVGALMSPHLPPPPGASLTHRLAWHATYGLSAVVRALTTAARSVASARLVGPPRFDADRRAVWSAPRHPPRPALGPAWVDRSLPTLVVASLDEDVPCEGGGSALRLRVGDVGRGRTERLAFAVALADDPGDVDALIDRARQADPAASARSWGSLAVLDTGGRAPALERETAWHAAYLVGAQQPDAYFGHRYVSQGSAYAFVHGLQGAPRDYAIFSVPLTLIDPAGARHLLQVMMRMTKPSGSVLYAHTGRGQCTAGGVHAAPTDLPIFFLWALTEYVWATGDRALLDQPVPFYPAEDRATATPRDRVAQAFHYLRDRVGRGPHGLLRVGSGDWADPISAMVVDRRAFHEHGESGFNTAFAVYVLPRAARLIAESHPIDAAEMVALAGELRRAMQNTWQGEWFLRGYDGRGGPLGERHLFLDGQVWPLIAGIGDDAQRARLVSAIGDRNDDPSPIGATILDRPHPVRFGMLAPGWDCNGGVWAAINALLAWGYALHDPARAWRLLEKQSLAGHARAYPNVWFGIWSGPDAYNAWFGSRPGETFVQPATPMQEYPVMNANAHAGPLLALMRVLGLEATEQGMVVQPREVPVRWSLTTPVGTFSGGPPR; encoded by the coding sequence GTGACCGGCGTGCTCCGGGGCGACAACGTCGACGGCGGCGCGTTCGGGTGCTGGGCGCGCGACGCGGACGACTCGCCCACCTATCTGGTCGGTGGCTCGGCCACACCAGAGGGGGTGCTGCCCCCCGGCGGGATCGCCGCCTGCTGGCACCAGATCGGCAACGCCGGGCTCACCGCCACCGCGCACGCCGGAGGATGGGTCACCCTGTGGGCCACGAGCCGGGGAATGATTCGTCTCACCGGCCCGTCGAGCCGGTGGGGGGTGGTGGGCGAGGTGCCGGTGCGGCGGCGCGCTCGGTTCGGGTGTGGCTACGCGGCATGGGAGGCGAGCTACGCGGGCGGGCTGCTCGTGCGGCGGCGGGTCGGGTCGCCGTGCGACGACACGCCGGTGCTCCGAGTCGACGTCGAGATCGCCAACCCGGACGGGCGGCTCGCGGTGGCCTACGAGGAGGACTGGGTCGTCGAGCCGACCGTGCTGCTCGTCGGGGCCCTGATGAGCCCGCATCTCCCGCCCCCGCCCGGCGCTTCGCTCACCCATCGGCTGGCCTGGCACGCCACCTACGGGCTGTCAGCGGTGGTCCGCGCCCTGACGACCGCGGCGCGCTCCGTGGCCTCCGCTCGGCTGGTCGGCCCACCGCGATTCGACGCCGACCGGCGGGCCGTGTGGAGCGCGCCACGGCACCCCCCGCGGCCCGCTCTCGGGCCTGCGTGGGTCGACCGGTCGTTGCCCACGTTGGTGGTGGCATCGCTCGACGAGGACGTGCCCTGCGAGGGTGGGGGGTCGGCGCTGCGCCTGCGGGTGGGCGACGTCGGTCGCGGCCGGACCGAGCGGCTCGCCTTCGCCGTCGCGCTCGCGGACGACCCCGGGGACGTCGATGCGCTCATCGATCGGGCCCGGCAGGCGGACCCAGCTGCGAGTGCCCGATCCTGGGGGTCGCTGGCGGTGCTCGACACCGGCGGGCGGGCGCCGGCGCTCGAACGGGAGACGGCCTGGCATGCCGCGTACCTCGTCGGCGCCCAGCAACCCGACGCCTACTTCGGCCATCGGTACGTGAGCCAGGGCTCTGCCTACGCCTTCGTGCACGGCCTCCAGGGGGCACCCCGTGACTACGCGATCTTCTCGGTCCCGCTCACGCTGATCGATCCGGCCGGGGCCCGCCACCTGCTGCAGGTCATGATGCGGATGACCAAGCCGAGTGGCTCGGTGCTCTATGCCCACACCGGTAGGGGGCAGTGCACCGCAGGTGGGGTCCACGCCGCACCGACGGACCTGCCGATCTTCTTCCTGTGGGCACTGACCGAGTACGTGTGGGCCACCGGTGACCGGGCGCTGCTCGACCAGCCGGTGCCGTTCTACCCGGCCGAGGACCGAGCGACGGCCACGCCGCGTGACCGGGTGGCCCAGGCGTTCCACTACCTGCGGGACCGGGTGGGCCGCGGGCCGCACGGCCTGCTGCGGGTCGGCAGCGGTGACTGGGCCGATCCGATCTCCGCCATGGTGGTTGACCGTCGAGCGTTCCACGAGCACGGCGAGTCCGGCTTCAACACCGCTTTCGCGGTCTACGTGCTGCCGCGGGCGGCGCGCCTCATCGCCGAGAGTCACCCGATCGATGCAGCGGAGATGGTGGCCCTGGCCGGGGAGCTGCGGCGAGCCATGCAGAACACCTGGCAGGGGGAGTGGTTCCTGCGTGGCTACGACGGCCGGGGTGGGCCGCTCGGTGAGCGGCACCTGTTCCTCGACGGCCAGGTGTGGCCCCTCATCGCGGGCATCGGCGACGACGCGCAGCGGGCCCGCCTGGTCTCGGCCATCGGTGATCGCAACGATGATCCCTCCCCGATCGGCGCCACGATCCTCGACCGACCTCACCCGGTGCGCTTCGGGATGCTGGCGCCGGGTTGGGACTGCAACGGCGGGGTCTGGGCCGCCATCAACGCCCTGCTGGCCTGGGGCTACGCGCTGCACGACCCGGCTCGGGCCTGGCGTCTCCTCGAGAAGCAGTCGCTCGCCGGCCACGCCCGGGCGTACCCGAACGTGTGGTTCGGGATCTGGAGCGGGCCGGACGCCTACAACGCCTGGTTCGGTTCGAGGCCGGGGGAGACGTTCGTGCAGCCGGCCACACCCATGCAGGAGTACCCGGTGATGAACGCCAATGCGCACGCGGGGCCACTACTCGCGCTGATGAGGGTGCTGGGTCTCGAGGCGACCGAGCAGGGCATGGTCGTCCAGCCGCGGGAGGTGCCGGTGCGGTGGTCGTTGACCACCCCGGTGGGGACCTTCAGCGGAGGTCCGCCGCGGTGA
- a CDS encoding SixA phosphatase family protein — MRTLRLLRHAKSDWSQAMEDHDRPLNRRGVRARQLIAEHIGGWPVGLVISSDAKRALDTAEPVVEALGCPLRVEPRVYGADAAGLLELVRGLPADVRDVMVVGHNPSLEELIELLCRTTARLRTAALATLRLDIDAWIEATPGCGTLVDLVTAADLR, encoded by the coding sequence GTGAGGACGCTGCGCCTGCTCCGCCACGCCAAGTCGGATTGGTCGCAGGCCATGGAGGACCATGACCGGCCCCTGAACCGGCGCGGGGTGAGAGCTCGGCAGCTCATCGCGGAGCACATCGGGGGCTGGCCGGTCGGCCTGGTCATCTCCTCGGATGCCAAGCGGGCACTGGATACCGCCGAGCCGGTCGTAGAGGCCCTCGGGTGCCCCCTGCGGGTCGAGCCGCGGGTCTACGGTGCCGACGCCGCCGGTCTCCTCGAGCTGGTCCGGGGGCTCCCCGCCGACGTGAGGGACGTGATGGTGGTCGGGCACAACCCGAGCCTCGAGGAGCTCATCGAACTGCTCTGCCGCACGACCGCTCGGCTACGCACCGCTGCACTGGCCACCCTCAGGTTGGACATCGACGCCTGGATAGAGGCCACACCCGGTTGCGGCACGCTGGTGGACCTCGTCACCGCGGCGGACCTCCGCTGA
- a CDS encoding alpha/beta hydrolase, translating into MPLDPAAQQILDLIAQFGGPPVTARTPEEARADYAGLSSLAAGPAPEVASVERSEITGVPVHLVEPHGTEPFPVLVWFHGGGWVIGSSELSVPVCAELASRAGCLVVSVDYSLAPEHPFPRGLEDCLSVGEWVLEHAAEIGGDPSRVAVGGDSAGGNLATVVAQEVDGFGFQLLVYPVTDATTSLPSHAENGSGYLLEADTMRWFLDHYLAGADPTDPRVSPLHADLEMLADLPPALVITAEYDPLRDEGNAYAERMRQAGVDVTLRCYEGQIHGFFSMGGLIPAGSEAVAEAASALRSTFGT; encoded by the coding sequence ATGCCACTCGACCCTGCCGCGCAGCAGATCCTCGACCTGATCGCCCAGTTCGGCGGGCCACCGGTCACGGCGCGTACCCCCGAGGAAGCCCGTGCCGACTACGCGGGGCTGTCCTCGCTGGCGGCAGGCCCGGCCCCGGAGGTCGCCTCGGTGGAGCGGAGCGAGATCACGGGGGTACCGGTCCATCTCGTCGAGCCTCACGGCACCGAGCCGTTTCCGGTGCTGGTCTGGTTCCATGGCGGCGGATGGGTGATCGGCAGCTCGGAGTTGAGCGTGCCCGTCTGTGCCGAGCTCGCTTCCCGGGCGGGCTGCCTCGTGGTCTCGGTCGACTACTCCCTCGCGCCCGAACACCCGTTCCCCCGTGGTCTCGAGGACTGCCTCAGCGTCGGCGAGTGGGTGCTCGAGCACGCCGCCGAGATCGGAGGCGATCCCAGCCGGGTGGCGGTGGGTGGCGACTCTGCCGGGGGCAACCTGGCCACGGTGGTGGCCCAGGAGGTCGACGGGTTCGGGTTCCAGCTTCTCGTCTACCCCGTCACCGATGCGACCACCTCGCTCCCCTCACACGCCGAGAATGGCTCCGGCTACCTACTCGAGGCGGACACCATGCGCTGGTTCCTCGACCACTACCTCGCCGGCGCCGATCCCACCGATCCCCGCGTGTCGCCGCTGCACGCCGACCTCGAGATGCTCGCCGACCTGCCACCCGCGCTGGTCATCACCGCGGAGTACGACCCCCTGCGCGACGAGGGCAACGCCTATGCCGAGCGGATGCGGCAGGCGGGCGTCGACGTGACCCTCCGCTGCTACGAGGGCCAGATCCACGGCTTCTTCTCCATGGGAGGGCTCATTCCCGCCGGTTCCGAGGCGGTCGCCGAGGCCGCGTCCGCGCTGCGTTCGACCTTCGGCACCTGA
- a CDS encoding site-2 protease family protein yields the protein MQSGLAFAVAGIPVRVLPTFFLVSILLGLGYGDALLVGLWVTVVFASILIHELGHAAAYRWFGSDAAIVLHSFGGLTLGRSLSLGRDLVVSLAGPAASLLVGVPLLGLAASGTVTGQTGEAVLTMAIWVNVGWALINLLPILPLDGGQALVSLLSMITKRDATRLVNAVSVVVAGVAVYLAVQAGLLYAAVLAGLFLLINVHALSQRQPWRPARPARSARTDPGDRAPAGRHLADPRPVTSPAPVAPPVPVAPPAEPAGRGSGAETSPPSAAPVSRPPIVGRRSLDDEVASAIKAVVANEPELALIAIARVRAHGLTAEQTVRADELEAWAWMQRGDLPSAAPFIEAVPVGDPARALLEAGRAGLAGQGWEEARRLADPHGEGAALSARFLSTMLPADGQGEPAE from the coding sequence GTGCAATCCGGACTCGCCTTCGCGGTCGCCGGCATCCCCGTGCGCGTGCTCCCCACGTTCTTCCTGGTGAGCATCCTGCTGGGCCTCGGCTACGGGGACGCCCTGCTGGTCGGGCTGTGGGTGACCGTGGTGTTCGCCTCGATCCTCATCCACGAGCTGGGCCACGCCGCTGCCTACCGGTGGTTCGGGAGCGACGCGGCGATCGTGCTCCACAGCTTCGGGGGTCTCACCCTCGGCCGGTCGCTGTCGCTCGGCCGTGATCTGGTCGTGAGCCTGGCCGGTCCGGCTGCGAGCTTGCTGGTGGGTGTCCCCTTGCTCGGGCTCGCGGCCTCGGGCACGGTCACCGGGCAGACCGGCGAGGCCGTGCTCACGATGGCCATCTGGGTCAACGTCGGGTGGGCGCTGATCAACCTGTTGCCGATCCTGCCGCTCGATGGTGGTCAGGCCCTGGTGTCGTTGTTGTCGATGATCACCAAGCGGGACGCGACCCGCTTGGTCAACGCGGTGTCAGTGGTGGTCGCCGGGGTCGCCGTGTACCTGGCCGTCCAGGCCGGCTTGCTGTACGCCGCTGTGTTGGCAGGGCTCTTCCTCCTGATCAACGTGCACGCGTTGAGCCAGCGGCAACCGTGGCGACCCGCCCGCCCGGCGAGGTCGGCGCGGACCGACCCGGGTGACCGCGCGCCGGCTGGCCGGCACCTCGCCGATCCACGCCCGGTCACCTCCCCTGCGCCGGTCGCGCCCCCGGTGCCCGTGGCTCCCCCGGCGGAGCCCGCCGGGCGCGGGAGCGGAGCGGAGACGAGTCCGCCCTCGGCCGCCCCTGTCTCTCGCCCACCGATCGTGGGGCGGCGCAGCCTCGACGACGAAGTCGCGTCTGCCATCAAGGCGGTGGTGGCGAACGAGCCCGAGCTGGCGCTGATCGCCATCGCGCGGGTGCGGGCGCACGGCCTCACCGCCGAGCAGACCGTGCGCGCCGACGAGCTCGAGGCATGGGCGTGGATGCAACGGGGAGATCTCCCCTCCGCCGCGCCCTTCATCGAGGCGGTGCCGGTGGGTGACCCTGCCCGGGCACTCCTCGAGGCGGGCCGAGCCGGGTTAGCAGGCCAGGGTTGGGAGGAGGCCCGACGCTTGGCCGACCCCCATGGTGAGGGAGCGGCGCTGTCGGCCCGGTTCCTGTCGACGATGCTCCCCGCGGATGGTCAGGGGGAGCCGGCCGAGTGA
- a CDS encoding FMN-binding glutamate synthase family protein, translating to MGRTVARTVGAGLVGLAAYDLLQTKHAILRNFPVIGHLRYSLEAVGPELRQYIVTDNNSERPFSRDQRHWIYAVAKGENSYFGFGTDNDLDQSPSYLIIKQATFPAPGMGPGQPDPATPVPCTKVMGAAHRRHRAFRPASVVNISALSYGSLSGSAIEALNRGAALAGCLHNTGEGGVSPHHRQGGELVLQIGTGYFGCRDERGRFDLDRLVDLVASAPVRAVEIKLSQGAKPGLGGVLPGVKVTPEIAAIRGVPVGVDCVSPPYHTAFHDVDGLLEFVERIAEATGLPVGVKSAVGQQEFWEELATRMAATGQGPDFVTIDGGEGGTGAAPLVYSDHVALPFRVGFPRVYRAFVEAGLADDVVFAGAGKLGLPEAALLGMAMGLDLVNVGREAMLAIGCIQAQRCHTGRCPTGVATQNRWLASGLDPSLKSSRAANYLMALRHELLRLAHVCGVVHPALVTLDHFEMIEDGPTGIPAREVFGYEPGWGVPVTLRREPGSR from the coding sequence CTGGGGAGGACGGTGGCGCGGACCGTGGGCGCGGGGTTGGTCGGGTTGGCTGCCTACGACCTGCTGCAGACGAAGCACGCGATCCTGCGGAACTTCCCCGTCATCGGGCATCTGCGCTACAGCCTCGAGGCGGTCGGACCAGAACTGCGCCAGTACATCGTCACCGACAACAACTCGGAGCGACCGTTCTCGCGTGATCAACGCCACTGGATCTACGCGGTGGCGAAAGGCGAGAACAGCTACTTCGGCTTCGGGACCGACAACGACCTCGACCAGTCGCCGAGCTACCTGATCATCAAGCAGGCCACCTTCCCGGCCCCCGGTATGGGGCCCGGCCAGCCTGATCCGGCGACCCCTGTCCCTTGCACCAAAGTCATGGGCGCTGCCCATCGGCGCCACCGGGCGTTCCGTCCTGCGTCAGTGGTCAACATCTCGGCGCTGAGCTACGGCTCGCTCAGCGGTTCCGCCATCGAGGCGCTCAACCGCGGGGCGGCGCTGGCTGGCTGCCTGCACAACACCGGCGAGGGTGGGGTGTCACCGCATCATCGCCAGGGTGGAGAACTGGTGCTCCAGATCGGCACGGGCTACTTCGGCTGCCGTGACGAGCGTGGCCGCTTCGACCTCGATCGGCTCGTCGACTTGGTCGCGTCCGCACCGGTGAGGGCGGTGGAGATCAAGCTCAGCCAGGGGGCCAAACCTGGTCTCGGCGGCGTGCTACCGGGAGTCAAGGTGACCCCTGAGATCGCGGCGATCCGGGGCGTGCCCGTGGGTGTGGATTGCGTCAGTCCCCCGTACCACACCGCCTTCCACGACGTCGACGGGCTGCTCGAGTTCGTGGAACGCATCGCCGAGGCGACCGGTCTGCCGGTCGGGGTGAAGTCGGCGGTGGGTCAGCAGGAATTCTGGGAGGAGCTCGCCACCAGGATGGCGGCTACCGGGCAGGGTCCCGACTTCGTCACCATCGACGGTGGAGAGGGGGGTACCGGAGCGGCGCCGCTGGTGTACAGCGACCACGTGGCGCTGCCATTTCGCGTCGGCTTTCCGCGGGTGTATCGGGCGTTCGTCGAAGCCGGCCTCGCCGACGATGTGGTGTTTGCCGGAGCGGGCAAGCTGGGGTTGCCGGAGGCGGCACTGCTGGGCATGGCGATGGGGCTCGACCTGGTGAACGTCGGTCGAGAAGCCATGCTGGCCATCGGGTGCATCCAGGCGCAGCGGTGCCACACGGGGCGATGCCCGACGGGGGTGGCGACCCAGAACCGCTGGCTGGCCAGCGGTCTCGACCCGTCGCTCAAGTCCAGCCGGGCGGCGAACTACCTGATGGCGTTGCGCCACGAGCTGCTGCGCCTCGCCCATGTGTGCGGTGTGGTTCATCCGGCGCTGGTGACTCTCGACCACTTCGAGATGATCGAGGACGGGCCGACCGGGATCCCTGCCCGGGAGGTGTTCGGGTACGAGCCCGGCTGGGGAGTCCCGGTGACGCTCAGGCGAGAGCCCGGGTCGCGGTGA
- a CDS encoding MBL fold metallo-hydrolase encodes MKFTQYYLDCLSHASYLIADETTRRAAVVDPKRDIQEYLDDAAAEGLRIDYVIETHFHADFLSGHLELAQATGAEIIYGSAASPQYPIRRVTDGERLALGPADGSGVVLEFRETPGHTPESISVVVWEHGDDPEPFGVLTGDTLFIGDVGRPDLLSSVGVSADELARKLYVSVHDKLLDLPDSTKVFPAHGAGSACGKSLSTETVSTIGEQRRTNYALQPMPVEEFVAAVTEGQSAAPAYFCYNAGLNKQARDLLDIAPPAPLDLDQVLAEQAAGAVVIDTRPAADFAAGHLAGSVNVGIDGRFAEYVGTVVPPHTPIVLVSDPGTEHEAKLRLGRIGFDTVVGVLREGPAAFMARPDVVGHAPRLPVARLDERRASTEVQIVDVRNHAESALGSIPGALRIPLAELRDRAGELDLDRPIVVYCAGGYRSSIAASLLRSLGAADVSDLIGGFGAWLTATRALA; translated from the coding sequence GTGAAGTTCACGCAGTACTACCTGGACTGCCTGTCCCACGCGAGCTACCTGATCGCCGACGAGACCACGAGACGCGCCGCGGTGGTCGACCCGAAGCGCGACATCCAGGAGTACCTCGACGACGCCGCCGCCGAGGGGCTCCGCATCGACTACGTGATCGAGACCCACTTCCACGCGGATTTCCTGTCCGGCCACCTCGAGCTCGCCCAGGCGACCGGGGCGGAGATCATCTACGGATCGGCGGCGAGCCCCCAGTACCCGATCCGTAGGGTGACCGACGGGGAGCGGCTCGCGCTCGGGCCCGCCGACGGCAGCGGCGTGGTCCTCGAGTTCCGCGAGACCCCAGGTCACACGCCCGAGTCGATCAGCGTGGTGGTGTGGGAGCACGGTGATGACCCCGAGCCCTTCGGCGTGCTCACCGGCGACACCCTCTTCATCGGTGACGTGGGCCGCCCCGACCTGCTGTCGTCCGTGGGCGTGTCGGCCGACGAGCTGGCCCGCAAGCTGTACGTCTCCGTGCACGACAAGCTCCTCGACCTGCCTGACAGCACCAAGGTCTTCCCTGCCCACGGCGCCGGGTCAGCCTGCGGCAAGAGCCTCTCCACCGAGACCGTCTCCACCATCGGCGAGCAACGCCGCACCAACTACGCCCTGCAACCCATGCCCGTCGAGGAGTTCGTCGCCGCCGTGACCGAAGGGCAGAGCGCTGCGCCCGCCTACTTCTGCTACAACGCCGGCCTCAACAAGCAAGCGCGGGACCTGCTCGACATCGCTCCGCCGGCCCCGCTCGATCTCGACCAGGTGCTGGCGGAGCAGGCTGCCGGCGCCGTCGTCATCGACACCCGCCCAGCCGCCGACTTCGCAGCCGGGCACCTGGCCGGCTCGGTCAACGTCGGCATCGACGGCCGTTTCGCCGAGTACGTGGGCACCGTGGTCCCACCGCACACGCCCATCGTGCTGGTGAGCGATCCGGGCACCGAGCACGAGGCGAAGCTGCGGTTGGGGCGGATCGGCTTCGACACCGTCGTCGGCGTCCTCCGGGAGGGTCCCGCTGCGTTCATGGCCCGGCCTGATGTCGTCGGCCACGCCCCTCGGTTGCCCGTCGCCCGGCTCGACGAGCGGCGAGCCAGCACGGAGGTCCAGATCGTCGACGTGCGCAACCACGCCGAATCTGCACTCGGCAGCATCCCGGGTGCGCTCCGGATCCCGCTGGCCGAGCTGCGCGACCGCGCGGGCGAACTCGATCTCGACCGGCCGATCGTCGTCTACTGCGCGGGCGGTTACCGATCCTCCATCGCGGCGAGCCTCCTCCGCTCCCTCGGAGCAGCGGACGTGTCCGATCTCATCGGCGGCTTCGGCGCGTGGCTCACCGCGACCCGGGCTCTCGCCTGA